A window of Rhinatrema bivittatum chromosome 2, aRhiBiv1.1, whole genome shotgun sequence contains these coding sequences:
- the LOC115083798 gene encoding zinc finger protein 11-like — protein MPAGASAQVPVTFQDIAVYFSQEEWEDLEEWQKELYKEVMKENYQMLSSLGTGSPTTTPEIISHIERGEEPYVRDEPGSEEGGTGRSSCSEINELKRRHKETHPEEPTKQLEVTNTVTGEEGGDTCPCCDWERNSWDQCKPEESPRNPAGDSTENVTPHEQSTCDIPHTTEQQEKQTIGEEYVCNDCGNCYMDQGSLKSHQRLHGGERPNTRTDRGKSFYLEQQLTAHQKFHTNQDKSFPCPECGIKFLQKKYLEKHQRMHLEEKPLQSTKCEKVLRLKKSLIKYLSVQSSERVFPGSKCGVSFRWKQSLAQHLSIHTGERPFPGIKYGKSFRLKQYLTKHPRVLTGMRPISYSECRKRFVNKVILKAHQMNHMKEKPYPCSECHKSFSARSQLKRHQMIHTEDKPYPCTECDRSFCTRSELKSHQMIHTGEKPYSCTVCDKSFKTRSELKRHQVIHMSEKPYSCTKCDKCFRSRYHLKIHQIAHIAERPYKCTKCDKSFKRRSELKRHQVIHLRAKPYTCTECEKTFTQKSCLKIHQMIHMAVRPYLCTECDKSFVRRSQLKKHQVIHTGEKKYVCTECDRSFYWKSELERHQVIHTREKPYTCTECDKSFTHKYYLKIHKMMHLAEKPYSCTECDKSFIRRSDLKRHQVMHTEEKPYKCTECEKSFKRRSGLNRHQLIHTGQKPYTCTECDKRFTHKCYLKIHQMIHMSEKPYSCTECTKSYKIRSELKKHQVIHTGEKPYTCTECDKKFTENRNLKLHQMIHLTKKPFSCTECDKSFIRRSKLERHKVKHMGEKPYMCTECDKSFKRRSELKRHQVIHTGEKLYTCTECEKTFTQKSCLKMHQMIHMAEKPYSCSDCDKSFIRRSELKKHQVIHSGENPYKCPECDKNFYWKSQLERHQVSHMREKPCTCTENENTFIQKLCLKTHQMVHMAEKTYSCNECDKNFISISELKKHKMIHKGKNPYKCTECDKSFYCRSQLERHQMIHTREKPYTCTECDKSFRLKSDLKLHQMIHLGEKPYKCTECDKSFKRRAELKKHQVIHTGEKPYKCTECDKSFYWKSELKRHQVSHMKDKSYTCIECDKSFKRRQELKRHQGIHTREKSYTCTECNKSFTQKSYLKSHQMIHLTEKKYSCTECDKSFKTRSEQKKHQVIHTGEKPYKCTKCDKSFIRRSDLKKHQMIHRV, from the exons GAACAGGCTCCCCGACCACCACCCCTGAGATTATCTCCCACATTGAACGAGGGGAAGAGCCGTACGTCAGGGATGAGCCGggatcagaggaaggaggaactgggagaagcagctgctcag AGATCAATGAGTTGAAGAGAAGACACAAGGAGACGCATCCTGAGGAACCCACTAAACAGCTGGAAGTGACTAACACTGtaacaggggaagagggaggggatacCTGTCCATGTTGTGACTGGGAGAGAAACAGCTGGGATCAATGTAAACCAGAGGAGAGTCCAAGAAACCCAGCAGGAGACTCCACTGAGAATGTGACTCCCCATGAGCAAAGTACCTGTGATATCCCTCACACTACGGAGCAACAGGAAAAACAGACAATAGGAGAAGAGTATGTGTGTAATGATTGTGGGAACTGCTACATGGATCAGGGATCTCTAAAATCACACCAGAGACTGCATGGAGGAGAGAGACCAAACACACGCACAGACCGTGGTAAGAGCTTCTATCTGGAACAGCAGCTCACAGCGCACCAGAAATTCCATACTAACCAAGATAAATCATTCCCCTGTCCTGAGTGTGGAATAAAATTCCTTCAGAAAAAATACCTGGAAAAACACCAGAGAATGCATCTGGAGGAAAAACCATTGCAGTCTACTAAATGTGAGAAAGTCTTGAGGCTCAAGAAATCTCTAATAAAATATCTGAGTGTTCAGAGTTCAGAGAGAGTCTTTCCTGGTAGTAAATGTGGAGTAAGCTTCAGATGGAAGCAATCTCTCGCACAACACCTGAGTattcacactggagagagaccctttcCTGGCATTAaatatgggaaaagcttcagGCTGAAACAATATCTTACAAAACACCCGAGAGTGCTTACTGGGATGAGACCCATTTCATACAGTGAATGTAGAAAAAGATTTGTAAATAAAGTAATATTAAAAGCTCACCAAATGAATCATATGAAAGAGAAACCATATCCATGTAGTGAGTGTCATAAAAGCTTCAGTGCAAGATCACAACTGAAAAGGCATCAAATGATTCACACAGAAGACAAACCATAcccatgtactgagtgtgatagaAGCTTCTGTACGAGATCAGAACTGAAAAGTCATCAAATgattcacacaggagagaaaccatactCATGTACCgtgtgtgataaaagcttcaaaaCGAGATCAGAACTGAAAAGGCATCAAGTGATCCATATGAGTGAGAAACCATATTCTTGTACTAAGTGTGATAAATGCTTCAGGTCACGATATCAcctaaaaatacatcaaatagcCCACATAGCAGAGAGACCGTACAAATGTActaagtgtgataaaagcttcaaaaGGAGATCAGAACTGAAAAGACATCAAGTGATCCACTTGAGAGCGAAACCATACACATGCACTGAGTGTGAAAAAACCTTCACACAGAAATCTTGCCTCAAAATTCATCAAATGATCCACATGGCTGTAAGACCATACTTATGTacagagtgtgataaaagctttgtAAGGAGATCACAACTGAAAAAGCATCAAgtgatccacacaggagagaaaaaatatgtatgtactgagtgtgatagaAGCTTCTATTGGAAATCAGAACTGGAAAGGCATCAAGTGATCCACACAAGAGAGAAACCTtacacatgtactgagtgtgataaatcCTTTACGCACAAATATTACCTGAAAATTCATAAGATGATGCACCTGGCTGAAAAACCATactcatgtactgagtgtgataaaagctttatAAGGAGATCAGACCTTAAAAGGCATCAAGTGATGCATACAGAAGAGAAGCCATAtaaatgtactgagtgtgagaaaagctTTAAAAGGAGATCAGGACTGAATAGACATCAATTGATCCACACTGGACAGAAACCgtatacatgtactgagtgtgataaaagattCACACACAAATGTTACCTGAAAATTCATCAAATGATCCACATGTCTGAAAAACCATACTCCTGTACTGAGTGCACTAAAAGCTATAAAATAAGATCAGAATTGAAAAAGCATCAAGTGatccatacaggagagaaaccatatacatgtactgagtgtgataaaaaaTTCACAGAAAACCGTAACTTGAAACTACATCAAATGATCCACCTGACTAAAaaaccattttcatgtactgagtgtgataaaagtttcatAAGGAGATCAAAACTGGAAAGGCATAAAGTGAAACACATGGGGGAGAAACCATACATGtgtactgaatgtgataaaagctttaaAAGAAGATCCGAACTGAAAAGACATCAAGTGATCCATACGGGAGAGAAACTGTacacatgtactgaatgtgaaaaAACCTTCACACAGAAATCTTGCCTGAAAATGCATCAAATGATCCACATGGCTGAAAAACCATACTCATGTTCTGACTGTGATAAAAGCTTTATAAGGAGATCAGAACTGAAAAAGCATCAAGTGATCCACTCTGGTGAGAATCCATATAAATGTCCTGAGTGTGATAAAAACTTCTATTGGAAATCACAACTGGAAAGGCATCAAGTGAGCCACATGAGAGAGAAGCCATGCACATGTACTGAGAATGAAAACACCTTCATACAGAAATTGTGCCTAAAAACTCATCAAATGGTCCACATGGCTGAAAAAACATACTCATGTAATGAGTGTGATAAAAATTTCATAAGTATATCAGAACTGAAAAAGCATAAAATGATCCACAAGGGAAAGAACCCatataaatgtactgaatgtgataaaagcttctatTGCAGATCACAACTGGAAAGACATCAAATGATTCACACCAGAGAGAAACCGtacacatgtactgagtgtgataaaagctttagaCTGAAATCTGACCTAAAACTGCATCAAATGATCCACCTGGGTGAAAAGCCATAcaaatgtactgagtgtgataaaagcttcaaaaGAAGAGCAGAACTGAAAAAGCATCAAGTTatacacacaggagagaaaccatataaatgtactgagtgtgataaaagcttctatTGGAAATCAGAACTGAAAAGACATCAAGTGAGCCACATGAAAGATAAATCATACACATGtattgaatgtgataaaagcttcaaaaGGAGACAAGAACTGAAAAGACATCAAGGAATCCATACGAGAGAGAAATCATACACATGTACtgagtgtaataaaagcttcacacAGAAATCTTACCTGAAAAGTCATCAAATGATCCACctgactgaaaaaaaatactcatgtactgagtgtgataaaagcttcaaaaCAAGATCAGAACAGAAAAAGCATCAAGTGATACATACAGGTGAGAAGCCATATAAATGTActaaatgtgataaaagcttcataCGGAGATCAGATCTGAAAAAGCATCAAATGATACacagagtgtga